From one Sesamum indicum cultivar Zhongzhi No. 13 linkage group LG13, S_indicum_v1.0, whole genome shotgun sequence genomic stretch:
- the LOC105176415 gene encoding probable glucan 1,3-beta-glucosidase A, which yields MEIVFCKWGFLFLLCCGLIFSVGCSVEGLHGNARVRGVNLGGWLVIEGWIKPSLFDDIPNGDMLDGTEVQLKSVALNKYVSAENGGGATIAVDRDIPQSWETFRLWRVSESIFQFRTSEGQFLTCDGDGATVTATAESASSNETFYLERNNDNRVHIKLKTGTYLQASKANQLTADYPGTPGWDDNAATFELIIASNLLHGDYQLANGYERDKAEEVLKKHRNSFITVADFNFLYRHGINTVRIPVGWWIAYDPNPPPPFIRGTLEALDNAFSWAQAFGIKCIIDLHAAPGSQNGMEHSASRDGATGWPTSPDYISQTLNVIDFLASRYAKHPSLLGIELLNEPSAALVPLDILVSYYKRGYEIVRKYSSTAYVIFCQRIGNADPFELYQANLGAENTVVDLHYYNLFDNFFVNMSSLDNIQYIYKSRQTQLQALNSANGPLVFIGEWVNEWNVTGGSETDYQDFGRAQLEVYDTASFGWAYWTLKNDRKHWDFEWNIRNNYLQLQLGCSSFMQISNAVMLLGLACSYYFLYVV from the exons ATGGAAATTGTGTTCTGCAAATGGGGTTTCTTGTTTCTGCTGTGTTGTGGGCTCATCTTTTCAGTTGGATGTTCAG TGGAGGGACTTCATGGGAATGCAAGAGTAAGGGGAGTGAATCTGGGAGGATGGTTGGTAATTGAGGGGTGGATAAAGCCTTCTCTCTTTGATGATATTCCAAATGGGGACATGCTT GATGGAACAGAGGTCCAGTTGAAATCAGTGGCTCTGAATAAATATGTGTCTGCTGAGAATGGTGGTGGAGCGACAATTGCGGTTGACAGGGATATTCCTCAGTCTTGGGAAACATTTCGG TTATGGAGAGTTTCAGAGTCGATATTCCAGTTCCGCACTTCCGAGGGCCAATTTCTGACATGTGATGGTGATGGAGCCACTGTTACTGCGACAGCAGAATCAGCATCTTCTAACGAAACATTTTACCTAGAAAGGAATAATGACAATCGAGTCCACATTAAACTCAAGACAGGAACTTATTTACAG GCTTCAAAAGCCAACCAGCTCACAGCAGACTATCCAGGGACACCAGGGTGGGATGATAATGCTGCAACCTTTGAATTGATAATTGCATCAAATCTCTTGCATGGAGACTACCAGCTTGCCAATGGATATGAACGTGATAAGGCAGAAGAAGTCCTCAAG AAGCATAGAAACAGTTTTATCACTGTAGCAGATTTCAATTTCCTGTATAGGCACGGAATAAATACAGTGAGAATACCTGTTGGCTGGTGGATAGCTTATGATCCCAATCCTCCACCTCCGTTCATCAGGGGAACTCTGGAAGCCCTCGACAATGCATTCTCATGGGCACA AGCTTTCGGCATAAAGTGCATAATCGACCTTCATGCTGCTCCTGGCTCCCAGAACGGGATGGAACACAGTGCTAGTAGAGATGGAGCGACAGGGTGGCCTACATCACCAGATTATATCTCACAAACGTTAAATGTCATAGATTTTCTTGCTTCGAG GTATGCCAAGCATCCATCGCTGCTTGGGATTGAACTGTTGAATGAGCCATCCGCTGCCTTAGTTCCACTCGACATCCTAGTTTCATATTATAAACGAGGATACGAGATTGTGAGAAAATACTCTTCAACGGCATATGTCATTTTCTGCCAAAGAATCGGCAACGCTGATCCATTTGAACTCTACCAAGCTAACTTAGGCGCAGAAAACACAGTAGTTGATTTGCATTACTACAATCTATTTGACAATTTCTTTGTGAACATGAGTTCTCTAGATAATattcagtatatatataagagtaGGCAAACGCAGTTACAAGCTCTCAACAGCGCAAACGGACCACTTGTTTTCATCG GGGAATGGGTGAATGAGTGGAACGTAACTGGTGGATCCGAAACGGATTACCAAGATTTTGGACGAGCGCAGTTGGAGGTGTACGATACTGCCTCATTTGGATGGGCTTATTGGACATTGAAGAACGACAGGAAGCACTGGGATTTTGAGTGGAACATCCGGAACAACTATCTCCAACtacaactag GTTGTTCGTCGTTCATGCAAATTTCGAACGCTGTGATGTTGCTCGGATTGGCATGCAgctattattttctttacgTCGTCTAG